The Dehalococcoidales bacterium genome includes a region encoding these proteins:
- the yedE gene encoding YedE family putative selenium transporter produces MNLINNLLSKKWIILFGLAFGVLGALAVNWGNPANMGICVACFVRDISGALGFHRAGVVQYLRPEVMGFTLGAFATALAFREWRPRGGASPIIRFFLGMFVMIGALVFLGCPVRMLLRLAGGDLNGLTALAGLVFGVIVGIFFLKRGFNLGKAQAMTKTAGSIMPIMMVFLLVLAVAAPAFIFKSESGPGSQFMPLIVSLAIGLFVGLGAQRTRFCSVGAWRDIFLVKDFYLISGVLAFLVAALVTNYIAGNFGTGGIYHWGFENQPIAHTDHLWNFLGMGLVGLAATQIGGCPLRNLILSGEGDTDAGVTVLGYLAGAAVAHNFAISASAAGINTWSIAAVAIGWAFCLIIGFTMRKA; encoded by the coding sequence ATGAATCTTATCAACAATTTACTATCAAAAAAGTGGATTATCCTGTTTGGCCTTGCATTTGGAGTGCTTGGAGCCCTGGCGGTAAACTGGGGCAACCCTGCCAACATGGGCATATGTGTTGCCTGCTTCGTAAGGGATATAAGCGGCGCATTAGGTTTCCATAGGGCTGGAGTTGTACAGTATCTCAGGCCTGAAGTAATGGGTTTTACACTCGGTGCTTTTGCCACCGCACTGGCGTTTAGGGAGTGGCGCCCAAGGGGTGGTGCTTCACCTATAATCCGCTTCTTTTTGGGTATGTTTGTTATGATCGGCGCCCTGGTATTTCTTGGTTGCCCTGTAAGAATGCTACTCCGTTTAGCTGGTGGCGACCTTAACGGGCTTACTGCTTTGGCTGGTCTTGTTTTTGGAGTAATAGTTGGTATATTTTTCCTCAAGAGGGGTTTCAATCTCGGTAAAGCCCAGGCTATGACCAAGACAGCCGGTTCAATAATGCCAATAATGATGGTTTTCCTGTTAGTGCTGGCAGTAGCTGCTCCCGCATTTATTTTTAAAAGTGAATCTGGCCCTGGTTCCCAATTCATGCCATTGATCGTATCTCTGGCGATCGGTCTTTTTGTTGGGTTAGGCGCTCAGCGTACACGCTTTTGTTCAGTTGGTGCCTGGCGAGACATTTTCCTGGTAAAAGATTTCTATCTGATCAGTGGTGTTTTGGCGTTCCTGGTAGCAGCCCTGGTGACGAATTACATTGCAGGGAATTTTGGCACCGGTGGTATCTACCATTGGGGATTTGAGAATCAGCCGATTGCGCATACCGATCATCTCTGGAACTTCCTTGGTATGGGTCTGGTTGGATTAGCTGCCACTCAAATCGGCGGCTGTCCACTGAGAAACCTGATTCTTTCCGGTGAAGGCGATACAGACGCTGGTGTAACAGTGCTCGGTTATCTTGCTGGAGCCGCGGTTGCCCACAACTTTGCCATATCCGCCAGTGCTGCCGGGATCAACACCTGGAGCATTGCAGCCGTTGCTATTGGATGGGCATTTTGTTTGATTATCGGTTTCACAATGCGTAAAGCTTAA
- a CDS encoding sulfurtransferase TusA family protein yields the protein MTIEIDARGYSCPVPCVKTKKAIDENPGKEVKVLIDTQTAVENVTRLGKNSGYTVTESREGNDYILVLKPAK from the coding sequence ATGACAATTGAAATAGACGCAAGAGGTTATTCCTGCCCGGTACCTTGTGTAAAAACAAAAAAAGCTATAGATGAGAACCCGGGGAAAGAAGTAAAAGTCCTTATAGATACCCAAACAGCTGTAGAAAACGTAACTCGTTTGGGAAAAAACAGCGGATATACTGTAACTGAAAGTCGGGAAGGTAATGATTATATTTTAGTGTTGAAGCCGGCAAAATAA
- a CDS encoding zinc ribbon domain-containing protein: MLKSFTRNYEDNSTEAGFQFTYCCDICDDGYKSSFVESKTYNKGKGFRGLTQGISLLGQLVGGRIGDISNTVESGGDLLSERFDDMSPEWQKEREIAFENAQNEAQRHFHRCHACNNYACDNCFNENEGLCTDCAPRQEVYVAKARAEAMRRNIDEAGESATVWKGQIESKTTKCLSCGKPAGTGKFCSNCGASMELKACARCGAKNALNIKFCNNCGAPMSATAPKTGKCPQCGIQNEPGTKFCGECGTKL, translated from the coding sequence ATGTTAAAGTCATTTACGCGAAACTATGAGGACAACTCAACAGAAGCTGGATTCCAGTTTACCTATTGTTGTGATATTTGCGACGATGGCTACAAGAGCTCATTCGTGGAATCCAAAACTTACAACAAAGGAAAGGGGTTTCGGGGGCTCACACAGGGGATATCCCTTCTTGGCCAGCTTGTTGGGGGAAGAATTGGGGATATCAGCAATACCGTAGAAAGTGGCGGGGACCTTTTGTCTGAACGTTTTGATGACATGAGCCCGGAATGGCAAAAAGAACGCGAGATAGCATTTGAAAACGCACAAAATGAAGCCCAGCGACATTTCCATCGTTGCCATGCATGCAACAACTATGCATGCGATAATTGCTTTAATGAAAATGAAGGTTTATGTACCGATTGCGCTCCACGGCAAGAAGTCTATGTTGCCAAGGCTCGCGCAGAAGCAATGCGCAGAAATATAGACGAAGCAGGAGAAAGTGCTACTGTCTGGAAGGGGCAAATCGAGAGTAAAACAACAAAGTGCCTCTCTTGCGGAAAACCAGCTGGAACTGGCAAGTTTTGCAGTAATTGCGGAGCTTCGATGGAACTTAAAGCCTGCGCACGATGTGGGGCAAAAAATGCATTAAATATAAAATTCTGCAATAACTGTGGCGCTCCAATGTCTGCAACCGCACCAAAAACCGGTAAATGCCCACAGTGCGGGATTCAAAACGAACCGGGAACCAAATTCTGTGGGGAGTGTGGCACCAAACTATAA
- a CDS encoding zinc ribbon domain-containing protein, whose product MLKDKPRLYSKNDLDDEPRKQNYIGYLESSDLTGEVKITIGEDSLLLSTVFNQTAVKYADITNIKLAEYSVSVITPSRMFKLNRLGADCDWFFRDLYNAYNRKVLKALFVQGSVILETSGEYVITGKNKQSTGTGVIQLYQNCLCILPPDKNARRIPLSFISDLKQDQYTLTLTLASNESISLSKLGYDTDTLLDKLTTQMLYLKENWLSFISALDSSMGMSKAVEAARTMPADQAVRLDTLSAKFPSLAKSIKAKIKTSRIADTFELLQEIGEGKQLLVGIKEKPSAMKDDEKEAGSLVNTEAEESQPPESEANKPEYAIWIIAPSKDQSTAILELALPGEEAAATYIFQTEGNFNETAQIIDRSLEAVDFRREYITLPQTKLKDDKYNEYLMLIERTPNLVILRQRFVGRAIHASLEKWKAEVLKHANGKTTEKGNQQITSFKKYCGTCGSHLRDNAKYCVECGAKV is encoded by the coding sequence ATGTTGAAAGATAAACCACGCCTCTATTCAAAAAACGATCTGGATGATGAACCTCGCAAACAGAATTATATTGGATATCTGGAGTCATCCGATCTCACTGGTGAAGTGAAGATTACAATAGGTGAAGACTCATTGCTGTTGTCCACAGTCTTTAACCAGACAGCAGTCAAGTATGCCGATATTACTAATATAAAATTAGCTGAATACTCTGTATCTGTTATCACACCCTCTCGGATGTTTAAATTAAACCGCTTAGGAGCTGATTGCGACTGGTTTTTCCGCGATTTGTACAATGCTTACAACCGCAAAGTGTTAAAAGCTCTGTTTGTACAAGGAAGCGTCATTTTGGAAACATCGGGCGAATACGTCATCACCGGTAAGAATAAACAATCAACCGGAACCGGGGTAATCCAATTATATCAAAATTGTCTATGCATTCTACCGCCGGATAAAAATGCACGGCGGATTCCGCTCAGTTTTATAAGTGACCTTAAACAGGATCAATATACTCTTACCCTGACTTTGGCTTCCAATGAAAGCATTTCGCTTTCCAAGCTGGGCTATGATACTGATACTCTTTTGGATAAATTAACCACCCAAATGTTATACCTTAAAGAAAACTGGCTTAGTTTTATCAGCGCATTAGATTCTTCGATGGGCATGTCCAAAGCGGTAGAAGCGGCCAGGACAATGCCAGCCGATCAAGCTGTGCGGTTAGATACACTCTCTGCCAAATTCCCTTCTTTAGCCAAATCAATCAAAGCTAAAATTAAAACCAGCCGAATCGCCGATACCTTTGAACTGTTGCAAGAAATTGGTGAAGGCAAACAACTGCTCGTTGGCATCAAAGAGAAGCCTTCGGCGATGAAAGATGATGAAAAAGAAGCCGGCTCGTTAGTCAATACCGAAGCTGAGGAAAGCCAGCCGCCAGAATCCGAAGCAAATAAACCTGAATATGCTATATGGATTATCGCACCCAGTAAAGATCAGAGTACAGCTATATTAGAGCTGGCACTACCAGGAGAAGAAGCAGCCGCCACTTACATATTCCAAACAGAAGGCAATTTTAATGAAACAGCTCAAATAATCGATCGCTCACTAGAGGCTGTTGATTTCCGAAGAGAATATATAACCCTGCCACAAACGAAACTAAAAGACGATAAATATAACGAATACCTCATGTTGATAGAGCGTACTCCCAACTTGGTTATTTTGCGTCAGCGCTTTGTTGGTAGAGCTATCCACGCTTCTTTAGAAAAATGGAAGGCAGAAGTTTTAAAACACGCCAACGGTAAAACAACTGAAAAAGGCAACCAGCAGATAACATCGTTTAAAAAGTACTGCGGAACCTGTGGTTCGCATTTGAGGGATAATGCCAAGTATTGCGTGGAATGCGGAGCAAAAGTTTAG